Genomic DNA from Pistricoccus aurantiacus:
ACTCGATCGCCCTTGTCGACGCCGATGGCCATCAACGCCCGCGCCGCACGATTGACTTCTCTCCCCAGGGCCTCCCAGCTCAAGCGTACTTCTTGATGCAGGCTGATCAGCGCGTCTCGCTGCGGAAAGCGGCTCACCGTCTCATCGAAACAATCGCCGATGGTCTGGCCCTTGAGCGGTGTATCGCTGATACCGCTGACGTAGCTGTTTGATACTTTGAAATTGGAGCCAAGAGTCATGAGGGCCTCCTGATCTAAAGGATGATGGCACTGTGTCTGTTATAGCAGAGGTTGTTGTCTTGAAAACTTTCTAGGGTCTGTATGAAAAGTCGGCTCGTAGACACAGGCGTATGCAAGCCACGCATACCATCGCATAAAAGCTCCGGGCCAACTTCTCATATCGTGTCGCGATACGGCGGAATTCTTTGAGCCAACTGAACGCGCGTTCCACGATGTTCCGCTGACGATACTTGGGCTTATCAAAGCCTCGTGGGAGACCCGGACGAGGGTTTCGCTTCATCTTTCGTTGAGCGATGACGGGCTTGATCCGAAAGCGATCACAGTAACGGCGCAATTCCTCGCTATCGTAGCCCTTGTCAGCCACGATATAGCGGCAACGCTTGCGTGGCCGACCGGTGCTCCCCGGCAAGTGAACCCTTTCCATGGTGGGCATGAAGTATCGTGTATCCGCTTCTTGACCCGCCGAAAGCGTGAAAGCGATGGGCCAGCCAAGGCGATCACAGACCAAATGTATTTTGGTTGTGATGCCGCCACGGCTCCGACCTAACGCATGATCTAAGGGTTCGTCGGATCCCCCTTTTTTCCTCCACCAGCGGAG
This window encodes:
- a CDS encoding IS5 family transposase (programmed frameshift); its protein translation is MAGRYEISDSQWQLIEDIVSPTQAMGRPRKDDRQMLNGVFWVLCSGAKWRDLPERYGPWSTVYARFRQWRDDGTFEAVLSRLQLKLREDGLMDLDTWMIDSTAVRATRASAGGGKKGDPNEPLDHALGRSRGGITTKIHLVCDRLGWPIAFTLSAGQEADTRYFMPTMERVHLPGSTGRPRKRCRYIVADKGYDSEELRRYCDRFRIKPVIAQRKMKRNPRPGLPRGFDKPKYRQRNIVERAFSWLKEFRRIATRYEKLARSFYAMVCVACIRLCLRADFSYRP